A section of the Brevundimonas sp. AJA228-03 genome encodes:
- a CDS encoding adenylosuccinate synthase yields the protein MANVAVVGAQWGDEGKGKIVDWLSNRADMVVRFQGGHNAGHTLVVDGKVYKLALLPSGVVQGKPSIIGNGVVVDPWHLVGEIGKIEAQGVSINPDILTIADNACLILPIHPALDVAREAAANAVGARIGTTGRGIGPAYEDKVGRRAIRVCDLANADDLKVKIDRLRSHHDPLRAGLGLDPIDPEALLAQLLEIAPKILPYVKPAWRVLDQAQKSGKRVLFEGAQGAFLDVDHGTYPYVTSSNTVAGQAAAGSGIGPRGVGYVLGIVKAYTTRVGEGPFACELKDEIGQHLATVGREVGVNTGRARRCGWFDAVLVRQSVAINGIDGIALTKLDVLDGLKRLKICVGYRVGDEVLDYLPSSLHAQAAAEPVFEELEGWSETTAGARSFKDLNAHAIKYVRRIEELIGAPVALLSTSPERDDTILIRDPFHG from the coding sequence TTGGCGAACGTGGCGGTGGTCGGGGCCCAGTGGGGCGATGAGGGCAAGGGCAAGATCGTCGACTGGCTGTCGAACCGCGCCGACATGGTCGTGCGGTTCCAGGGCGGGCACAATGCGGGCCATACGCTGGTGGTGGACGGCAAGGTCTACAAGCTGGCCCTGCTGCCCTCGGGCGTGGTGCAGGGCAAGCCCTCGATCATCGGTAACGGCGTCGTGGTCGATCCCTGGCATCTGGTCGGCGAGATCGGGAAGATCGAGGCCCAGGGCGTATCGATCAATCCGGACATCCTGACCATTGCGGACAATGCGTGTCTGATCCTGCCGATCCACCCGGCGCTGGACGTCGCGCGCGAGGCGGCGGCGAATGCGGTCGGCGCGCGGATCGGCACGACGGGGCGGGGCATCGGCCCGGCCTATGAGGACAAGGTGGGCCGCCGTGCGATCCGGGTCTGCGACCTGGCCAATGCCGACGACTTGAAGGTCAAGATCGACCGGTTGCGGTCGCACCATGATCCGTTGCGGGCGGGTCTGGGGCTGGACCCGATCGATCCCGAGGCGCTTCTGGCCCAGCTGCTGGAGATCGCGCCGAAGATCCTGCCCTATGTGAAGCCGGCCTGGCGGGTGCTGGACCAGGCGCAGAAGTCGGGCAAGCGGGTGCTGTTCGAGGGGGCGCAGGGCGCTTTCCTGGATGTCGATCACGGGACCTATCCCTATGTGACGTCGTCGAACACCGTGGCGGGGCAGGCGGCGGCCGGGTCCGGGATCGGGCCGCGCGGGGTCGGCTATGTGCTGGGCATCGTGAAGGCCTATACCACCCGGGTCGGCGAGGGTCCGTTCGCCTGCGAGCTGAAGGACGAGATCGGGCAGCATCTGGCGACCGTGGGGCGCGAAGTGGGGGTCAATACCGGACGGGCGCGGCGTTGCGGCTGGTTCGACGCGGTCCTGGTGCGCCAGTCGGTGGCGATCAACGGTATCGACGGGATCGCACTGACCAAGCTGGACGTGCTGGACGGGTTGAAGAGGCTGAAGATCTGCGTCGGCTACCGGGTCGGTGATGAGGTGCTGGATTATCTGCCGAGCAGCCTGCACGCCCAGGCGGCGGCCGAGCCCGTATTCGAGGAACTGGAAGGCTGGAGCGAGACGACGGCCGGGGCTCGCAGCTTCAAGGATCTGAACGCCCATGCGATCAAGTACGTCCGGCGGATCGAGGAGTTGATCGGGGCCCCGG